The Vigna angularis cultivar LongXiaoDou No.4 chromosome 6, ASM1680809v1, whole genome shotgun sequence genome contains the following window.
tatatatatatatatattaaggaaCTATAACAAAAAACAAGGAACCTGCGAGAGAGGGGAGAAACATCGTGAGGACAGAGGTGCTATTCACAAATTCTTGGATCCATGGAAGTAAAGAGAAATTTATTCTactattttaagtattttactTTTTGGTGAAATTccttattattgttattgttttaataattatagcAATATCTCCAGTggatacttttatttttttttctcgattgttcttcaataaatattaatattatagatttaattATGGTGTCAATATTTTATCGGATTTTATCTAATAGTAACTTTTCTTAAACGTAATCCTACgtttcaaaatttcattttgcTATCTTTTAGAAGAATATTATACAATTGATAGATATTTTTACTGGATAAATATTATGCAAATTATTGTTGTAAGTTTTATAGAAAAAAGTGtgcataaatattatttgaaaataatatcaatataaacattaaacttttaacttcatttaataaaatataacaacatATATAGTGTTATGTACAAATTAACTTCTTCTGAATAGTGTTATTAAAAACTTGATATACGAGTGTGGTTTATGTAATGGATACTTATCATTATAGCATTTGATGTCTCTTCTTCACCTTTTCTGTTTTGTCAATTTCAATCAGCCCCAGATACACTTTGaaggtgaatttttgtttcttttacaaTTCTTTtggtataaatatatatatatatatatatatatatatatatatatatatatatatatatatatatatatatatatatatatatatatatatatatatatatatatatatatatatatatatatatatatatatatatatatatatatatatgaaggcCAATGCTTGTAATGACTTGCTGCACAGAAACAACCCATGTTTTCACAGGTTTTACTGGAAATAAATGTGACTTTCATGAGATTGGAGATATATGTCATAATTTCCATCAATATCGAAGCAGTTGCAAAATTGAAAATCGTTTGGGGAAATTTACTTCATGGTTTCTGGACTATTATTATATACAAGTGTACATGTCCGTGGTTTAGTGTAGTTTTCAAGCAATTTgtagattgaaaaaataattttctacaaAAAGTAATGAGATCCATTTCATATCATGCgaaaattgatttgttttttgtATTGAGATTTGTTAGAAGTTTGGATATGTGGTGGTACATGATGAAGATTAACTAATTTATGGTGCAAAATTGATTATAAACATTAGATCGTGGGTGAAATATAGGCAAGTGGATTCCCTACACATTTGAATTGAgtttcatttgaaaaaaattacaaatttaagcATGAGTCAAAATCgaatttgattcatttaaaactaatttattaataCACTTTGTTTAatgattcttatttttctcttcaactATCTTCCCTCGTTTCTTTTCtcacaaaacaaaaactttttaaatatttaaaattatgatatatatatatatatatatatatatatatatatatgttattattttaatatatatatatatatattaaaataataacaatccTCCACATATTacaaaagataagaaacaatgattgaaacaaagagaagaagaagaaaaatcctgggttttataagatgtaatgcatcacAGCTGGTATAGCAAGTTATATGAACCAATCCTAGAtcaagaaacttaacacacagtATAGTGGTataacaagctatatgaaccaaagatattttagaggtttatcaatcacagtacacccccacaatccttgcTGTTATCACTGTGATGCGATTACCAGGCCATGCGCATGtccggtattcatgagtgctctagagatcatgtcaagatctcatgcaagcggccccacttgaTCTCTAGAACAAAAGTTGgtgaaaaaaatgttgttagCTTGAATAGTCAAACACTTTGGCATATAATCATTGAATGATTTCTTCGATGGTAATCTTAATTGTTAACAACTTCATCGtttcattttaaacaaaatgataCAATTTGTTTCATACATCTATGTATAAACTTCATTCGACTGCAGCTAGCTGCTTATCTACCCAGTACAAAAAAACCCAGAAAACTATATATATCCCATAACTACACACGTTATcacagttaaaaaaaataacgaatTATGACAAAAGAATTTAGAAGTTCTCTTTGTGAAAATCGAACTTAGTGTTGGTTTTTCTGGAAAAGTCAAGAGAAAGCCTTTTAAGTTCTCCAACCAATGTGTGCGCCCCACAGTAGAAAACACCTGAAATTAATCGAATTGTATGGAAAAATGAGATAagattatataaattgaattgaaaaagaTGAACTTGAGCAATATTAGAGTACTTACCAACTCTTTTTCCTGGGTGTTTGAGTGCAGTATGTTTAAAAACACTGCGCCAATTTGGTCTAGCAAAATGTGTCTTGACCCTTGTTCCTGAAACAATATCCACACCACTCTTGGCATGGTGGAGAGATTGAAGCATGGTGATCAAAGCAGATCGAGCATCTCCTTCCTCATACACACTTGTGCAATAGTTGTGAAGCTCGATTATTCCATCCTTGTCATACTCTGCAACATCATCCATCACACCCTTGAACCATTCGAAGGAACCTTGCTCACGAGTAACCCAGTAGAAATAGGCCCTGTTGGTGGCAAAAGGTTTTCTCTTGTTGTTCTTAACTCCACTTTCTACCATCCCTTCTTCTAAGTCTTTCCGCTGTTTCATGTTGTTTAGCACGTCTTTCAGGATACTGATCAAAGGGGTGGCTCCAATTCCCAGACCCACCAGAAGGATCACTTCGTAGTCTTTGTAGTCTTGTGCTGGAGCTCCATAAGGACCATCAATCAGAAGCTTTGGCATCCTACAGaaacaatttcaatttcacCACAATCAGTAAACTAAGAAGAAGCAGTTTTGGTGTTTTCAGAAGTAAAATCGCTGTCTTTATATTTCAACTTACCTTGGTATGTTGTTTCCTTGTAACATATCAGCTCGCAGAAGACCACTCTGGTCACCACTTGCTGGTTGACATGCCTGCATAATGGAATAGCAAGGTAAGTTATATTATATGCAACATTTTTGAGGAAAAGTGGTTGTGTCTTGAGCAAAATTTACCTTGGCAAAAACATTCTTAAGCTGTGATGTCCAATCACCCAATGTCCGAATGTGAACGCTTACATAGTCATCTCCTGGTGCTGATGTAATAGAGAAAGGATGCCTACACAACAACGTTGTCAACTTTGTCAACACCAAGTTTTAACAGTAATGTGTAACAGAATCATAGTAGTAACAAAAAAGGAATACTCGTTATACCATTGAAATGGAGAAACATCTGAACAGTTAACGAAAATATACTGTCCACTGGAGTACTTGAATCCTTGTGGTTTAGACACGTGTAAGGCCAACACATTTCCTGGGTACACTGCCACCTGAGTTTCAAGAAAAATGCATTAGAAACATAAGTGTATAATAGAAAAAACGAAAATTTGAACTTAATCAGAACTTCAAGTGAGAAGGTGAAAAATTCTCTTTGTACCTTCAAAATCTTGACACTTTTGTAGCCAGACCTGAAAGCACGAAGCAATCGCTCGCATGCGTATAGGATCATAGGAATTGCAAGATACATCCAAGTCTGTGTAAATAAATTGTGACTGAATTAAGAACAATATTTCATATGAAGCAAAGTTAAAGGGTAATTAATAGTTGATGCATGCGTGCATACCGTTTTCTTGTACCATTCCTTGGAGAGGTACAAGTAGTATCCGTGAACGATGAAAAGGGCATAGACGATGACAAAAAGATGGTGAGAGTACCAAAAGGCGTTGAAGCCAGTGAGCTTTTTGAGAGGCTTGGGGAGGTTCAATCTGTTTCTACGGAACCAGGGTTGAGCCAAAGTGTAGGCTATAGCCATAAGCACCACAATGGTTATCCCGGTCCAACCCTCTGTCCCTTTCACGAACCACCAATAATCATTGGGTCTGTCTTCTCCAAAAAATGGCTTCATGGGCTCATATTCCTCCTCTGTCGTATGCAACAACCTCGGAAAGTCACATGTTAAATGACAAATTGCATGTATCCCGACCCCAATTGCAATTCCAAAAGCTATCACCTGTAGCAAATCAAAACCATTATCAGCAAAGAAAAACGAAACTGTGTGTGACGATAATTTTAAAGCGAAACATATCAGTTAGGAAACAAAgttaataaaaactcaattatgCTAATGTTATTACCTTGTGAAAGTTAATGTTGTCATCAAAGGGAACAGCCATGCCTAACTTGGTCTTACTTCTGAGCCAAGTGATGGTGTTTCTGCAAACGGGTAAGAGGATTAAGGCCATGTTGAACTTGAGGGTCTCGGCAGCACCTTTGGCTGCTGTGACACAATATCCCATGACGTCGAACACGGCACGGTGCTTGTATTGGATGAACTTCCAAGTGAAAAGAGCAGCACAGATTGCAAGCCAAAGAGCAATAACCCAAATTCTTTTCCAATTGTCCTCCACAAAGTAAGCCAGTGCCCGGAAGCCACGCTTTATAGGGTTGTACTCTTTGGTTGGAACCAGTTTCTGGCTCAGCATTTGACTCATCACTCGACTATCCGTTGTTATGTGAGTTGATTGTGCCGGTGCTTGCAGAAGAAGCATTTCCAAGTTGTGCAGCTGAAAGCATACAAAGTCGGTGAGTTGATAATTTTTAaggaaaataaagtaaaatttaagatttagaACACAAATCAAATCAGTCAAGTATTCTTAGTTTTCAGTAATTTGATAAACACAAACCTCAATGTATCCAAGGTTGTCTGGATCCAACTCCTCCATGATAAGAGCTGCATATTCATCTGAACGTTCTTGTAGTTTTGACAGCTTATTAGCCGAAGCGCTTAAGCCGATAATCTGTAAAATCAGTCACACAATAACGTTCACATTTCAATAAGTTTCTCGTAAATCACCTTTAGTTTATCGTCACTGTAAAAGAGTGAactcttataattatttttatcacagTAATCACTCACCTCTTGAACTTCTTCTTGTGTGATTCTTCCGTCGGCATTTTTGTCCACCCTGACAtgaattcaaattatttaggGACAGTTTCGCAGGAAATGGGTGAAAGTCAAATCAAAATTCAATAATGTTGACATTTCTTTTTACTTGGACATGTATACTACGTACACATAATGTTTCTCAAATAGCTGCTGATAATTTCACACAGAGTTTTCAATAGTCAACGCATCCATCAGTTGacttgttctttttctttaaaggGCAAagctttgattttttttcccttttttttagAAGTGTGCACGCCTACCGTTGATTAATTCacctttttctttgtctttaGTATATTCAATTGCTATTCAATATGCTGATTTCTTCTTACTTTCTACCCTACCCTGGACTATTCCACACCAAATCCTATAACAAAACATGTTTAGGTTTGAATTGAACAACGAATAAAACAACTCACACCCGTAAAGAATTATAAAACCGTCCCTTCAATTACTTAAAAAGGCAGTCTCATTCCTATTATTGCTTCCCATGTTTCACATTATAGAGTGAATAACTGGATTATGACGCATGTTCATATGCAAATGCATTAAATGCGGCgttgctgttttttttttctttctgtttgaTAGCGGAAAATCATAATGTCGGAAGATTTTCTATATTAGATATTTGTGAATGATGGCATATGAGGattttaatgaagaaaaaaacagTGAGGAATTCAAAGCTTACATATCAAAGAAGGTCTGGAGCCTTGAATCAAAGCTCTGGTCGGTAATTTGTTCCCAAAATTCACGCAACTCATCTTTTGTTATGGAAGCTGATGTTATGCCTCGACGACGAGATAATGCGTCAAATAATTCCCCAGCAAACTCCTTTTCGTGCATACCTAGACATCATTTTTGTCCAAAATTCACCCTTAGTAAAGATCTTCTTCAATACTGGAGTAAAACCTTTTTGCTATTCTATTTCTTAATTAAACTGTAAAGCTttccaaaattattaaaatttgctaacaatattcaatttatagaaaaacatttttatattaactacTGATTAAAGCATGAGTAAGTAGAgggatatattaaaaaatacattattttataaaaaatattaagtgacttacataaaaaaaaatatattaaaaacgtCTAGATGCATGCATGTGTATAACTTGTAAAAATGAAGGGAGAAATATATACAATGTTGACCAGTCCTGCAGAAGAAACTATATATAGTGGCTGTGGCAGTGACACTTTTTATAAGATATCATCGtacataaaaaatgttaacaaagGATGAATAAAACGATAAAAGTGCGTTGTTATCCAGCGTGCAAACGCAACTTTTTCATACACTGAGCATATTGGTTTtttgatataataataataataattgcgAAAGtaagaaggaagagaaagaatGCTTACCAATGCACTGACCGAAGCGCGTTTTGGGCAATTTGCCCTCAACGGCCAAGTCAAGAAAGCGCTTCTCCACCTGCGACCAACCTTCGGTTCCGACATTTTTGGTCATGAACTTGAAACCTCGGAGAGCGCGAGCGGCGCCAGACTTGGACCTATCGACCCTGTCGAACTTCTTGGAGGAGGTCATTCGCTTGAGCTCCTGCGACACCTGCCGGAGCCGCATCGAAAGCGAGGAGGGCCGCTTCTCGAGGCGGGAGGCGAGGAGCGCGGTCTCGGGGTCTCCGCCCCGGATGTTTTGGACCGAAACGACGTCGTCGCGGACGTCCAGCGTTATCTCCACCAACTCCTCGTCGTCCTTGAACCTGGCGCTCTTCTTGCTGCTCTTCTTGTTGGAGACCAATGGGCCGCTCATGGGCCCGCTGAAACCCACTCGGGTGCTCCTGCTCCCGGAGCTCCCCGTCTCCGACCATGACTCTATTTGGTGCTCTTCAATCTCCATGAGCTTAAAATCTCTTAAGTTAATTAACCCTGCTTCTGCCAAACGAAACCTATTGAAAACGGCTTATTTGTATCTGTACTAAGGTCTTAAAATGAGAGGGGTTGATGAAGTTGTGTTACGAAGCGAAAATAGTGTTTGGGAAAATATATAtaggaaa
Protein-coding sequences here:
- the LOC108343270 gene encoding respiratory burst oxidase homolog protein B; this encodes MEIEEHQIESWSETGSSGSRSTRVGFSGPMSGPLVSNKKSSKKSARFKDDEELVEITLDVRDDVVSVQNIRGGDPETALLASRLEKRPSSLSMRLRQVSQELKRMTSSKKFDRVDRSKSGAARALRGFKFMTKNVGTEGWSQVEKRFLDLAVEGKLPKTRFGQCIGMHEKEFAGELFDALSRRRGITSASITKDELREFWEQITDQSFDSRLQTFFDMVDKNADGRITQEEVQEIIGLSASANKLSKLQERSDEYAALIMEELDPDNLGYIELHNLEMLLLQAPAQSTHITTDSRVMSQMLSQKLVPTKEYNPIKRGFRALAYFVEDNWKRIWVIALWLAICAALFTWKFIQYKHRAVFDVMGYCVTAAKGAAETLKFNMALILLPVCRNTITWLRSKTKLGMAVPFDDNINFHKVIAFGIAIGVGIHAICHLTCDFPRLLHTTEEEYEPMKPFFGEDRPNDYWWFVKGTEGWTGITIVVLMAIAYTLAQPWFRRNRLNLPKPLKKLTGFNAFWYSHHLFVIVYALFIVHGYYLYLSKEWYKKTTWMYLAIPMILYACERLLRAFRSGYKSVKILKVAVYPGNVLALHVSKPQGFKYSSGQYIFVNCSDVSPFQWHPFSITSAPGDDYVSVHIRTLGDWTSQLKNVFAKACQPASGDQSGLLRADMLQGNNIPRMPKLLIDGPYGAPAQDYKDYEVILLVGLGIGATPLISILKDVLNNMKQRKDLEEGMVESGVKNNKRKPFATNRAYFYWVTREQGSFEWFKGVMDDVAEYDKDGIIELHNYCTSVYEEGDARSALITMLQSLHHAKSGVDIVSGTRVKTHFARPNWRSVFKHTALKHPGKRVGVFYCGAHTLVGELKRLSLDFSRKTNTKFDFHKENF